The Candidatus Binatia bacterium genome segment TACGGCTACGATGGTGCCGCGCTGCTGATCGAGGCGCTGCGCTCCACTGGTGGTGAGGGCGGAGAATCCCTGCGTGCGGCGCTGGCGGTGATGCACCGGGACGGTGTAACCGGTAGGATAGAGTTCGACGCGTCCGGGAATCGTGCGGGTTCCGCGCCTCTCGCCCGCGTCGAACATGGCCAGCTCGGGCGCATCCCTCGAAACGGCAGTGACAGCAAACAAGCGCAACCGATAGCTCACTTACTCCACGAAAGTTTGAACCCATGATTCACAATGAACAGGACAGCGCGGCGGACACGAATTTTTCCTCCAGTGTGCTCCGGCGATTTGCGGGGCCGGAGGCCAACGAGATCTTTCTGCTCTGCCGGCCTGAGTCTCTGAGGCCGGGCGAAATCGCCTACCAGACGGAATCGGTCTACCGGACCCTGCGCGACCTGCTGCGATCGGAAGGCGGGGGGTTGGAGCACGTCGTTCAAGAGACCGTGTACTTCCGCAACATACGAGAAGACCTGAACCGCTTTCAGCAGGCGCGTCTCCAGGTCGTGAAGGAAACCGGCCTCGAAGCCTTCGACCCCGCGTCAACCTTCATCGAGCAGCCGCCGCTGAATGACTGGGCGCGGCTCGAGATCTCGGTTCTGGCCGTCATCCCACACGATCAGCGCGCGGCGAAGGTCTGGAATGTGTGGCGTACGTCACAGTGTGTCTGCAATGACTGCGCCCGCATTGGTGCGCAAGTGCAAATCCTGGGCGGTCAGAAGTATCTGCGTGCCGGAAACATCTACGGCGCGTCCGGAACGTCGTACGCGGAAACCTACAACATGTTTGTCTCGGCGGAGGAGCTGCTGCGGCAAGAGGGGATGGGCTTCCAGGACGTCGTCCGCACGTGGATTTACCTGCGAGAGATGGACCGCGACTACGCGGAGTTCAACCGCGGGCGCAGGGAGTTTTTCCACGACAGAGGCATCAAGCTGCACCCCGCCAGCACCGGCATCTATGGCGCGCCCTTTCCAGAAGGGCACAACTTTTTGATGGGGATTTACGCCATCAAATCTCCCGACCCGCTGCAAGTTGGGC includes the following:
- a CDS encoding RidA family protein, encoding MIHNEQDSAADTNFSSSVLRRFAGPEANEIFLLCRPESLRPGEIAYQTESVYRTLRDLLRSEGGGLEHVVQETVYFRNIREDLNRFQQARLQVVKETGLEAFDPASTFIEQPPLNDWARLEISVLAVIPHDQRAAKVWNVWRTSQCVCNDCARIGAQVQILGGQKYLRAGNIYGASGTSYAETYNMFVSAEELLRQEGMGFQDVVRTWIYLREMDRDYAEFNRGRREFFHDRGIKLHPASTGIYGAPFPEGHNFLMGIYAIKSPDPLQVGLMTTPTLNEAWMYGSDFSRGLKVVEANKIALYVSGTASVDEAGETAHVGDFDGQVERMIVNVSTLLAAQNASLGDLVSATTYLKSPEDAPRLRRILRQRGLAGCPNALVKAAVCRPNLLCEMEAIAALPRPV